Part of the Alteribacter lacisalsi genome, TGTCACCGATTATTTTGACGTGGTACTGCTGGTGATCGTTTCCGAGGACACACCGTTGTGGGAAACCAAACACTACACATATGAAGGATATAAGGTCGCCATGCACCTCGTTCACACAGAGCAGCTGAACATGTGGCTGATTAACAGCAGCAACCGCCGCGTGTTTGACTGGGTCATGAACGGAAAAGTACTGTATGACCGAAACGAATTCGTCAAAGAGTTCCGTGAACAGATGTTTGATTTTCCGGTGGAGGAACGAAAGCTTCGTATGGGAGTGGAGTTTGCCAAGCTGATCCGCCGCTTTACAGACGGCAGAGCGCTGTTCCAGGGCGGCCACTATCTGGATTCCTACAATCAGATTCTTCACGCCCTTCATCACCTGGCGCGGCTTTCCGTTATCGAGCACGGCTTTTATCCGGAGGTCACCGTATGGCAGCAGGTCAAACAGATCGAGCCGGAAATCCACAAACTCTATTCCGAACTCGTAACCGGAGAAGAGCCGATCGGGAAAAAGCTCGAGCTCCTTCTGATTGCCAATGAATTTGAACTCACGTCCAAGACGAGACTCGGAAGCGCCCACCTGCTGGATCTGATGGCGAGTAAAACAGAACCGTGGTCGATTGAGGAGCTGAAGACGAGCCTCGAAGTGAGCGAGTACTCTCTCGATCTGACCATTTTGCTGGAATACCTTGTTCAGAAAGGCTACGTGGATATCGTGCGTGTGCAGACAAAGGGCAACGGGATTTACCACCGTTATTACCAGGCGGGAAAAACTTTTTCATAAAAGTTTATAAATGTTATTGACGGTTTGTTTTGCTGCGTGGTACATTATATATCGTCGCGTTGAGACATCAGCGCAGACAGCCGCCACCGGCAAAACAAACAAAAAACTTTTCGAGAAAAGTTATTGACTTGG contains:
- a CDS encoding nucleotidyltransferase-like protein — translated: MDDFLRQLYQDRTSDLHTLGVMLVEGKDMNDAVTDYFDVVLLVIVSEDTPLWETKHYTYEGYKVAMHLVHTEQLNMWLINSSNRRVFDWVMNGKVLYDRNEFVKEFREQMFDFPVEERKLRMGVEFAKLIRRFTDGRALFQGGHYLDSYNQILHALHHLARLSVIEHGFYPEVTVWQQVKQIEPEIHKLYSELVTGEEPIGKKLELLLIANEFELTSKTRLGSAHLLDLMASKTEPWSIEELKTSLEVSEYSLDLTILLEYLVQKGYVDIVRVQTKGNGIYHRYYQAGKTFS